Proteins encoded in a region of the Hippocampus zosterae strain Florida chromosome 11, ASM2543408v3, whole genome shotgun sequence genome:
- the LOC127610328 gene encoding uncharacterized protein LOC127610328, which translates to MHGGFHPKSSTLRLYASRKEGGRGLVSVRATVQDETSKLHEYIKEKAPTDDVLRECLRQWGTEDEVLEEGPSWEDKPLHGMYHWTITEVADLKKSYQWLERAGLKDSTEALNLAAQEQALSTRAIEAQIYHTRQDPRCRSCKEAPETIQHITAGCKMLAGKAYMERHNQVAGIVYRNICAEYGLETPRSKWETPPKVVENDRAKILWDFQIQTDKMVMANQPDIVIIDKGQRKAVVVDVAVSSDGNIRKKEHEKLEKYQGLREELERAWKVKVTVMPVVVGALGAVTPKLDEWLQQIPGTTSDISVQKCAVLGIARILRRTLKLPGLW; encoded by the exons atgcatggagggttccatcccaaatccagcaccctgagactgtacgcaagccgaaaggaaggaggccgtggactagtgagtgtgagagccactgtccaggatgaaacatccaagctccatgaatatatcaaggagaaggctccaacggatgacgtactcagagaatgtctcagacaatggggaacagaagatgaggtgctggaagagggaccatcatgggaggacaagcccctacacgggatgtaccactggaccataactgaagtggctgatctcaagaagtcctatcagtggctagagagggctggcctgaaggacagcacagaggcactcaacctggctgctcaggagcaggccttgagcaccagagcaatcgaggcccagatataccacaccagacaagacccaaggtgtaggtcgtgcaaagaggcacctgagacgatccaacacataactgcagggtgtaagatgctggcagggaaagcctacatggaacgccataaccaggtggctggcatagtctaccgaaacatctgtgcggagtatggactggaaaccccaaggtcaaaatgggaaacacctccgaaggtggtggagaatgacagagcgaagatcctgtgggacttccagatccagactgacaagatggtaatggcgaaccaaccagatatcgtgatcatagataaagggcagaggaaagccgttgtagtggatgtagcggtctcaagtgatggaaacatcaggaagaaggaacatgagaaactcgagaaataccaagggctcagagaggagctggagagagcctggaaggtaaag gtgacagtcatgcctgtggtggtcggagcactcggggcagtgacccccaaactagatgagtggttgcaacagatcccgggaacaacatcggacatctcagtccagaaatgtgcagtgctgggaatagcaaggatactgcgcagaaccctcaagcttcctggcctctggtag